The following coding sequences lie in one Panicum virgatum strain AP13 chromosome 6N, P.virgatum_v5, whole genome shotgun sequence genomic window:
- the LOC120679449 gene encoding uncharacterized protein LOC120679449: MASHHRSTSWPSVTHPNKIEIQEALHSISSLISTPSATIEGVYDGLRRLGDVYSSINEAICLHSNQVHGRRLEEEMERSLQVLDLCNTMQESFTDLKITIQELQMVLNRGDLPVAQVKAQYYARLVKRAKHHLKKAVSKSTSDDDTWLVSLLTTARGISVSALKSAVELLSKQMATCSASKWSLITKSIQKRRVSCEELQLQALELGIVGLESSVENLFRNLIQTRVALLNTLSS, encoded by the exons ATGGCCAGCCATCACCGATCGACAAGCTGGCCGTCTGTGACACATCCCAACAAGATTGAAATTCAAGAAGCTCTGCACAGCATAAGTTCGCTCATCTCTACGCCGTCGGCCACCATTGAAGGGGTATACGATGGTCTGAGGAGGCTTGGAGATGTCTACAGCAGCATCAACGAGGCCATATGCTTGCATAGCAACCAGGTACATGGGAGGAGGCTGGAGGAAGAAATGGAGAGGTCGCTTCAGGTGCTGGATCTCTGCAACACCATGCAAGAAAGCTTCACTGACCTGAAGATAACCATCCAGGAGCTGCAAATGGTTCTCAACAGAGGAGACCTCCCAGTAGCTCAGGTTAAGGCTCAATACTACGCCCGCTTGGTGAAGAGGGCAAAGCATCACTTGAAGAAAGCTGTCAGCAAGTCTACCTCAGATGATGATACCTGGTTGGTCAGTTTATTGACTACAGCAAGAGGAATTTCTGTCTCAGCCCTCAAATCTGCAGTGGAGCTCTTGTCGAAGCA AATGGCTACCTGCAGCGCGAGCAAGTGGTCTCTTATCACCAAATCAATCCAAAAGAGGAGAGTTTCATGCGAGGAGTTGCAATTGCAGGCACTGGAGTTGGGTATTGTAGGCCTGGAGAGTTCAGTTGAGAATCTTTTCAGAAATTTGATCCAAACCAGGGTCGCTCTTCTGAACACTCTCAGCTCGTAA
- the LOC120678310 gene encoding uncharacterized protein LOC120678310, with the protein MGMEYCATAEQQLCRLRQHVLIAPCASPAAMAGALEGVARVYEHAESLARSARADQVEGELEASVALLDACAAARDALGGLRACALEVEAAVRRRDGAAADRAARTYARLAERACADARRQRRRAGFRTSERAADTGGHALLEARRLTVAVLERVVTALSRRVAAAGPRRPANSWSTCVAWVFRKRARVACEDADETAASLPSKDSHDGEAAVRVQRELRALGDTIQQLEDGLELLFRRLVQCRVFLLNMRSC; encoded by the coding sequence ATGGGCATGGAGTACTGCGCGACGGCGGAGCAGCAGCTGTGCAGGCTGAGGCAGCACGTCCTGATCGCGCCCtgcgcctcgccggcggcgatggccggcGCCCTGGAGGGCGTGGCGCGCGTGTACGAGCACGCCGAGTCGCTCGCGAGGTCCGCGCGCGCCGACCAGGTGGAAGGCGAGCTGGAGGCCTCCGTGGCGCTGCTCGACGCGTGCGCCGCGGCACGGGACGCGCTCGGCGGCTTGCGCGCGTGCGCGCTCGAAGTCGAGGCGGCCGTGCGGCGccgggacggcgcggcggccgacCGCGCCGCGCGCACGTACGCGCGCCTTGCGGAGCGGGCGTGCGCGGACGCCAggaggcagcgccgccgcgccggcttcAGGACGTCCGAGCGGGCGGCGGACACCGGCGGGCACGCGCTGCTGGAGGCGCGGCGGCTCACCGTTGCCGTGCTGGAGCGCGTCGTGACGGCGCTGTCCCGGCGTGTGGCGGCAGCAGGGCCCCGTCGTCCGGCGAACAGCTGGTCCACGTGCGTGGCGTGGGTGTTCCGGAAGAGAGCCCGGGTGGCGTgcgaggacgccgacgagaCCGCCGCCTCCTTGCCGTCCAAGGACTCGCACGACGGCGAGGCCGCGGTGCGGGTGCAGCGAGAGCTTCGGGCACTGGGCGACACGATCCAGCAGCTGGAGGACGGGCTGGAGCTGCTGTTCAGGCGGCTGGTGCAGTGCAGGGTGTTCTTGCTCAACATGCGCAGCTGCTAG
- the LOC120678309 gene encoding protein ALTERED PHOSPHATE STARVATION RESPONSE 1-like, producing MGCGHSKLPRRGSSSAAVALCRNRSALLAEAIARRYALADAHRAYAVSLSATGAALHDFLRAVQDATPPQAGPGAGDSPPNGDDADAVVPPAATASPPAPASPDASDEEQDEDVDDGGDMLSPSPEDEDEASDDGDGITNSPSDDEAGAEPPPLPRPVSPAPQPLQMAPPYDPGYPPELGSVHPPPPYSYGPVPGPAYGYGGGYGGADMGGYGQSFYNYNISYQSQPPPPSVAIEQHPQATDATVQYYRYQGEATASSDAHYSGSPLPTPSPPRVSAWDFLDPFQAVESYHQDHPAPAAAPAIHAPSLSSDDIEEDEDIPELEDEESGVVVREAHAGEECTCVNSVSEEIMHETSSSDDELDSKSDGNSSCEEEPEGHIEFRSSDAISSSIVDGVESVVEEQLNDPGVAEPPAAVPERMYNSDVEVVQEIKLQFDNASKSAGDVSKMLEVDKMPYNQKKNSGLKVPSMMICGQPLKGKAIMQFEEEKAMECGNLSSSLQKLYIWEKKLLKEVKAAEKIRILYEKKHKEQKKLYYGGAEAHKLEAIEIDVKKLATKLNIAIHIANATSKNINKLRDDELWFQTNELIRGFMQMWHTMSHCHQMQWLALSHAKSMDSNMAAPRLSGYHIDLLKQLELQLLDLITNFAHWLNAQKNYATYLNEWLKKGIEYEPEVTDDGVPPFSPGHLGAPPVFTIYNNWAVSMERISKAEVVGAMHALASNVMSLWEHHRSMDVDDKVMRKHHRSMDMDDQVMRKAVKKLMLLSNQQRGISSSAQADAAGLQSCMNRVFEAMESFATDCENAYKDLNRRVEEKRAPAADFATGAEGN from the exons aTGGGGTGCGGCCACTCCAAGCTGCCGCGCCGCGGCAGCTCCTCGGCCGCCGTCGCGCTCTGCCGCAACCGGTCCGCGCTGCTGGCCGAGGCCATCGCCCGGCGCTACGCGCTCGCGGACGCCCACCGCGCGTACGCGGTCTCGCTGAGCGCCACCGGCGCGGCGCTGCACGACTTCCTCCGCGCCGTCCAGGACGCCACCCCGCCGCAAGCCGGGCCCGGTGCCGGCGACTCGCCGCCGAACGGGGACGATGCCGACGCGGTCGTCCCTCCCGCCGCAACGgcatcgccgccggccccggcgtCGCCTGACGCCTCAGATGAGGAGCAGGACGAGGACGTTGATGACGGTGGCGACATGCTTTCGCCCTCgcccgaggacgaggacgaAGCCTCTGATGATGGCGACGGGATTACCAATTCCCCGTCCGACGATGAGGccggcgccgagccgccgcctctccccagGCCCGTCTCGCCGGCGCCCCAGCCGCTGCAGATGGCCCCGCCGTACGATCCTGGCTATCCCCCAGAGTTGGGTTCTGTCCATCCTCCGCCGCCTTACAGCTATGGTCCCGTCCCCGGCCCGGCATATGGATACGGTGGGGGCTACGGCGGCGCCGACATGGGTGGCTACGGCCAGAGTTTCTACAACTACAACATCAGCTACCAGAGCCAGCCCCCGCCGCCGTCTGTGGCCATCGAGCAGCACCCCCAAGCTACCGATGCCACCGTCCAGTACTACCGCTACCAGGGTGAGGCCACCGCGAGCTCCGACGCCCACTATAGCGGAT CGCCGCTGCctacgccgtcgccgccgcgggtgTCGGCCTGGGATTTCCTGGATCCGTTCCAAGCAGTCGAAAGCTACCACCAAGATCACCCGGCACCGGCGGCTGCCCCGGCGATCCATGCTCCTAGCCTGAGCTCGGATGACatcgaggaggacgaggacatTCCCGAGCTGGAGGACGAGGAATCGGGAGTGGTCGTCAGGGAGGCTCACGCCGGGGAGGAGTGCACCTGCGTGAACAGTGTTAGTGAAGAGATCATGCACGAGACCAGTTCCAGTGATGATGAGCTAGACAGCAAGTCCGATGGCAATAGCAGCTGCGAGGAGGAGCCTGAGGGGCATATCGAGTTCAGATCATCGGATGCCATTAGCAGCAGCATTGTCGATGGAGTGGAGAGTGTGGTGGAAGAACAGCTGAATGATCCAGGCGTCGCTGAGCCGCCTGCTGCTGTGCCAGAGAGGATGTACAACAGTGATGTCGAGGTGGTACAGGAGATCAAGTTGCAGTTTGACAATGCCTCAAAGTCAGCTGGTGATGTCAGCAAGATGCTTGAGGTTGACAAGATGCCTTACAACCAGAAGAAGAACTCAGGATTAAAAG TGCCCTCAATGATGATTTGCGGACAACCTTTGAAGGGCAAGGCGATTATGCAGTTTGAGGAGGAAAAGGCTATGGAATGTGGCAACCTTTCATCTTCATTGCAGAAGCTCTACATATGGGAAAAGAAGCTTCTTAAGGAAGTCAAG GCTGCGGAGAAGATAAGGATCCTTTATGAAAAGAAGCATAAAgagcaaaaaaaattgtattacGGTGGTGCAGAGGCTCATAAGCTTGAGGCCATTGAAATTGATGTGAAGAAGCTAGCAACAAAGTTAAATATTGCCATTCACATTGCCAATGCTACTTCCAAAAACATCAACAAGCTGAGGGATGATGAGCTTTGGTTTCAAACAAATGAGTTGATAAGAGG GTTTATGCAAATGTGGCATACAATGTCACATTGCCACCAGATGCAATGGCTTGCCTTGTCTCATGCTAAGAGCATGGACTCAAACATGGCAGCTCCAAGATTAAGTGGATATCATATTGATCTACTCAAGCAGCTGGAGCTCCAATTGCTGGATCTGATTACAAACTTTGCTCATTGGTTAAATGCTCAGAAGAACTATGCAACCTATTTGAACGAATGGCTCAAGAAGGGAATCGAGTATGAGCCTGAAGTGACAGATGATGGGGTGCCTCCGTTTTCACCTGGACACTTAGGAGCGCCCCCAGTTTTTACAATTTACAACAATTGGGCAGTCAGCATGGAAAGGATATCGAAGGCTGAAGTAGTAGGCGCAATGCATGCTTTGGCCTCCAATGTTATGAGCCTCTGGGAGCATCACAGGTCAATGGACGTGGATGACAAGGTGATGCGCAAG CATCACAGGTCAATGGACATGGATGACCAGGTGATGCGCAAGGCGGTCAAGAAGCTGATGCTCCTTTCCAACCAGCAGAGAGGCATTTCTTCATCTGCACAGGCTGATGCAGCTGGTCTACAGTCGTGCATGAATAGAGTTTTTGAAGCAATGGAGAGCTTTGCTACAGACTGTGAGAATGCCTACAAGGATCTGAATCGTCGCGTTGAAGAAAAGAGAGCTCCAGCTGCAGACTTCGCAACGGGTGCAGAGGGAAACTAG
- the LOC120678776 gene encoding uncharacterized protein LOC120678776, with amino-acid sequence MGCILVLACHKQQAGKGQGHELPWCDVPIYGWEIECTGHDHCVSHGGPSVLAWCSSLDIVVFDDNVFKRGVYFLSQKWNCVIWESRWPAALGVCQNGQQKNTGDLPTACCAKVVLSKEHPQLLTTSDAVKRDQDLVVAADHSDRHSANVVTKQWTRANSIISIIKHDLQNYLTNLVLPIAGWATVVKKHQLFPAVFFLPFLWKPSSNSTCRCYDSVGKAYW; translated from the exons ATGGGTTGCATCTTGGTCTTGGCTTGTCATAAACAGCAAGCTGGCAAGGGACAAGGCCACGAGCTTCCTTGGTGTGATGTTCCTATCTATGGTTGGGAGATTGAATGCACAGGACATGACCATTGTGTCTCACATGGTGGACCATCTGTGCTGGCTTG GTGCAGTTCACTTGATATCGTAGTTTTCGATGATAACGTCTTTAAACGAG GCGTTTATTTTCTCAGTCAGAAGTGGAATTGTGTGATCTGGGAATCAAGATGGCCAGCTGCTCTGGGCGTATGCCAGAATGGTCAGCAGAAGAACACAGGAGACCTACCAACTGCATG CTGCGCCAAGGTGGTTTTGAGCAAGGAACATCCTCAACTCCTCACAACCAGCGACGCTGTCAAGAGAGATCAAGACTTGGTGGTTGCAGCTGATCATTCAGATAGACACAGCGCAAATGTGGTAACAAAGCAATGGACGCGAGCCAACTCGATCATTTCCATCATCAAGCACGACTTGCAGAACTACCTGACTAACCTCGTGCTACCAATTGCCGGGTGGGCTACAGTTGTGAAAAAACACCAACTGTTTCCTGCAGTGTTTTTTCTACCCTTTTTATGGAAACCCTCTTCAAACTCTACATGTCGCTGCTATGATAGTGTCGGCAAGGCTTATTGGTGA